In Besnoitia besnoiti strain Bb-Ger1 chromosome IX, whole genome shotgun sequence, a single genomic region encodes these proteins:
- a CDS encoding optic atrophy 3 protein (opa3) protein (encoded by transcript BESB_012880) translates to MVFPAAKLFTVGIRQLSKPMAQYMQRKAQNSEGFKAVCVWIASRYNSVEQRIINRFYGRSGKHAPVRKLNEAKAIELGATVFGEFVIFGTAAIALGFEYRRSVLKEAAKERELLERLYVLEAQILQLQAENDRVFQRLFPNETHARQEVDVNIDQGPGWVSWLAQPITGLFSVSHDSSGGAKTQKAAEVDSKVDTTWRASEATSSRHIPPPPELVRPVQSERLGETGSVFPSSLASAVLPNLARHTAPGEAGEKLGSHLRSAQLAQRMLKQRNAPGAVDGEESRAGQISEAPPVTYQDATAGELLNGLTKSEASTDASTSLMGTLARARSGGVDPDKVRGK, encoded by the exons ATGGTTTTTCCTGCGGCGAAGCTGTTTACAGTCGGCATCCGCCAGCTGTCTAAGCCAATGGCTCAGTACATGCAGCGGAAGGCCCAGAACAGCGAGGGCTTCAAGGCCGTTTGCGTGTGGATCGCAAGCCGGTATAACAGTGTGGAGCAGCGGATCATCAATCGCTTTtacggccgcagcggcaagcACGCGCCAGTTCGCAAGCTGAACGAAGCAAAGGCTATCGAGCTTGGCGCCACCGTTTTTGGAGAGTTTGTCATCTTCGGGACCGCCG cTATCGCCCTGGGTTTCGAGTACCGACGCAGCGTGTTGAAGGAGGCGGCAAAGGAACGCGAACTGCTTGAGCGGCTATACGTTCTAGAG GCGCAAATCCTtcagctgcaggcggagaaTGACCGCGTCTTCCAACGCCTCTTCCCCAATGAAACCCATGCGCGGCAAGAAGTCGACGTGAACATCGACCAGGGCCCAG GATGGGTGTCCTGGCTCGCACAGCCTATCACCGGTTTGTTCAGCGTCTCTCATGACAGTTCCGGAGGTGCCAAGACCCAGAAAGCTGCTGAAGTTGATTCCAAAGTAGACACGACTTGGCGGGCGAGCGAAGCGACTAGCTCGCGGCATatcccgcctcctcccgaGCTGGTGCGCCCTGTTCAGTCTGAGCGGCTGGGCGAAACCGGTTCGGTTTTTCCGTCGTCTCTTGCTTCCGCAGTATTGCCAAACCTCGCCCGTCACACTGCGCCTGGCGAGGCTGGGGAGAAACTGGGTTCCCACCTGCGGTCCGCacagctcgcgcagcggaTGCTCAAGCAGCGAAATGCGCCTGGTGCTGTAGACGGAGAAGAGTCGCGCGCCGGGCAGATCTCAGAAGCCCCGCCCGTGACCTATCAAGATGCGACGGCTGGCGAGCTCTTGAACGGGCTAACAAAAAGCGAGGCATCGACAGACGCTTCAACGTCACTTATGGGGACGCTCGCCAGAGCACGCTCAGGGGGCGTCGATCCGGATAAAGTCAGAGGAAAGTGA
- a CDS encoding zinc finger CDGSH-type domain-containing protein (encoded by transcript BESB_012890): MVWQEWWPYDPQPQPQTTNPYLVNCEKGKVYWWCSCGLSKNQPWCDGAHKGTPFKPVMYIPSISGKKLLCGCKHSGARPLCNGTHMWVKCNNNTPLACLASFGVAFSFGVFSTYLMHG; this comes from the exons ATGGTGTGGCAAGAGTGGTGGCCGTATGACCCTCAGCCTCAGCCACAGACGACGAATCCCTACCTCGTCAATTGCGAGAAGGGAAAG GTCTACTGGTGGTGCTCCTGCGGGTTGAGTAAGAACCAGCCGTGGTGCGATGGCGCTCACAAAGGCACCC CCTTCAAGCCTGTGATGTACATCCCGTCCATCTCGGGGAAGAAGCTGCTGTGCGGCTGCAAgcacagcggcgcgaggccacTCTGCAACGGCACCCACATGTGGGTGAAGTGCAACAACAACACTCCGCTGGCGTGCCTCGCCTCGTTCGGTGTGGCGTTCAGCTTCGGCGTCTTCAGCACCTACCTGATGCATGGCTAA
- a CDS encoding putative dynein intermediate chain (encoded by transcript BESB_012900) → MNEYYYTYSKLRQEFGRHCNFEVSEPKLLGAIDQKPELREQYVWKNPRTFVSDNIIEMSEHMVNTERVSVGTKGMKHVEGGWPKEVDPSEIQETAKWRKRLDRDPGFATAIKQLSAEATRPLMQNDTLDIFEEYFAGETFQNTSDNLSAKSLMLFKDPVTECKRTATCIAWHPESATKFAAAYAILKFQKQPDPMPAQAYIWDVTQSNTPLTALSGQSPLVSIMYNTKITDVIVGGCYNGLISLWDLRKGTKPTETSQTETSHYDPVYDVMWLQSKTNNELVSVSTDGCVLWWDARNLAAPVEDYELPDTANSSQTIGGMCLEWSVDAGPTKYLVGTERGVTVTLKKKPKKGDTKSVEVAQRFGQETGKHYGPVYAVRRNPFHPKYFLTVGDWTAKIWMEEIKSPIISSDHHQAPLLNCQWSPTRPGLFMVCREDGYLDFWDYYYRQNEVTFQHKVSDAALWAIAVQSQGQHVAVGDSNGAVTLLELCEGLHVAAANEKVAVGQMFERETRREKNIEQSRRQAEARRSEEKSAASKAAEPAKGKLSTPETLLKLREEFFAAVGIDPTAARPRKSADRVSAVASPASPSSRPTEETSS, encoded by the exons ATGAATGAGTACTACTACACCTACTCCAAGCTCCGACAGGAGTTTGGACGCCATTGCAACTTCGAGGTTTCCGAGCCTAAATTGCTCGGAGCGATTGACCAAAAGCCGGAGTTGCGGGAACAGTATGTGTGGAAAAACCCCCGGACATTTGTGTCGGACAACATTATTGAAATGTCCGAGCACATG GTCAACACGGAGAGAGTCAGCGTCGGTACGAAGGGAATGAAGCATGTGGAAGGAGGCTGGCCTAAGGAAGTGGATCCTTCTGAGATTCAAGAAACAGCAAAATGGCGGAAGCGCCTAGACCGCGACCCGG GCTTCGCTACGGCTATCAAGCAGTTGAGCGCCGAAGCCACTCGGCCGCTTATGCAGAATGACACTTTGGACATCTTCGAGGAGTATTTCGCCGGCGAGACTTTCCAAAACACGTCTGACAACCTTTCCGCAAAGTCTCTGATGCTTTTCAA GGACCCTGTGACGGAGTGCAAACGCACCGCCACGTGCATCGCCTGGCATCCCGAAAGCGCGACGAAGTTCGCCGCGGCCTATGCCATTCTGAA GTTTCAGAAACAGCCGGATCCGATGCCTGCGCAAGCCTACATCTGGGACGTTACGCAGTCCAACACACCGCTGACCGCGTTGAGCGGTCAAAGCCCGCTGGTTTCCATCATGTACAACACAAAAATCACGGACGTCATTGTGGGAGGCTGCTACAACGGGCTCATCT CCTTGTGGGACTTGCGCAAAGGAACAAAGCCAACAGAAACGTCTCAGACGGAAACGAGCCACTACGATCCTGTCTACGACGTCATGTG GCTTCAAAGCAAGACGAACAACGAACTCGTCTCGGTCTCCACAGACGGCTGCGTACTCTGGTGGGACGCGCGCAACCTCGCCGCCCCCGTGGAAGACTACGAGCTGCCCGACACCGCCAACTCCTCGCAGACGATCGGCGGCATGTGCCTCGAATGGAGTGTCGACGCCGGA CCAACGAAGTACCTCGTCGGCACAGAGCGCGGCGTGACGGTGACTTTGAAGAAAAAGCCGAAGAAGGGAGACACCAAAT CCGTCGAGGTGGCACAGAGGTTTGGCCAGGAGACCGGAAAACACTACGGCCCCGTTTACGCTGTTCGG AGAAACCCCTTCCACCCCAAGTACTTCCTCACAGTCGGCGACTGGACGGCAAAG ATCTGGATGGAGGAAATCAAGTCGCCGATCATCAGCTCCGACCACCaccaggcgccgctgctgaaCTGCCAGTGGAGCCCAACGCGCCCGGGGTTGTTCATG GTTTGCCGAGAAGACGGGTACCTTGACTTCTGGGACTACTATTACAGACAGAACGAAGTCACGTTCCAGCACAAG GTGTCTGACGCAGCCTTGTGGGCGATAGCAGTGCAGAGTCAAG GACAGCACGTGGCAGTCGGAGACTCAAACGGCGCCGTCACCCTGCTGGAGCTCTGCGAGGGCCTCCACGTGGCGGCCGCCAACGAGAAGGTCGCCGTGGGGCAA ATGTTTGAGAGAGAGACCCGGCGGGAAAAGAACATTGAGCAGTCCCGGCGACAGGCAGAAG CGCGCAGATCCGAAGAGAAGTCTGCGGCTAGTAAAGCGGCTGAGCCCGCGAAAGGCAAACTGTCGACGCCGGAG ACGCTGCTCAAGCTCCGCGAAGAGTTCTTTGCGGCTGTTGGAATCGACCCGACAGCCGCACGTCCGCGGAAAAGCGCCGACAGAGTATCCGCTGTCGCGAGTCCAGCCTCGCCGTCATCCCGGCCtacagaggagacgagcagCTGA
- a CDS encoding hypothetical protein (encoded by transcript BESB_012910): MRVPCPLPHAGCPSFERKGSVQRSRVSLRSLLVCCLGFACLSLFLSAVEVGATGWFFRFLPLQRLEHARLHALKQQQARATGGGGGDRGTQAASSLRSPGPASLTGFFRRFVLAFQRSASRAQVVLAWRHRSEAAGRPEGEAEERRGASEPRERAPRATEKPEAGETETLRFEEGWFEQPLDHGNPLVFNRPSHEAWKQKFFSAKRERRGAAPNCYSSAAKNAEKNGGKSGKNIQSEDEKEGSAGRKRQMRENFSAGNEKETEKENCHREPIRPIFVYIGGEGPLSSTDVREGLIAEMGDVFGADLYALEHRYYGASHPRPDSTVANLQWLTSHQALGDLAAFVAYVKRDAAESHAEDLSPADIPVIVFGCSYPGSLAAYARSKYPASILGAIASSAPVQASAAFTAFDATVGRVLPAACRDRVKAATAVVQRRVFAGDAEAAETAAKFGCGADVPMKTHDQRVALLYVIADAVAESVQYNRYPKRPWIEKVCSCFPEDADSEPETGAAVSREGEEEEKENARRGDEAAAEEARAARRDDRLVDGLAKAVQLMLGELKLTCKDSNMLQLTDTRLGPQASSSARLWMWQSCAEYGFWQVAFKNSVRSPLIDLKWHMRMCNALFPLPAGSEFSTDVVSETNVWTGDKTLAGVGAATNIHFTNGEYDPWAPLSVTEVPPRAAVRQGLSSFIVQNGSHCNDFYAYEEGTEPLPVMEAKARIQHAIRLWLEEFRASRQQLREKKAKAETSHLSSSAAPAESEL; this comes from the exons ATGCGCGTACCTTGCCCGCTGCCTCATGCTGGCTGCCCTTCGTTCGAGAGGAAAGGCTCCGTTCAACGgagccgcgtctctcttcggTCTTTGCTCGTTTGCTGCCTTGGCTTTGCGTGcctttcgctttttctctcggcCGTCGAAGTCGGGGCGACCGGCTGGTTTTTCCGCTTCCTGCCGCTCCAGAGACTCGAGCatgcgcgcctccacgccttgaagcagcagcaggcgcgagcgactggaggcggaggcggagacaggggaACAcaggccgcctcctctctccggaGTCCAGGCCCTGCCTCGCTGACCGGCTTCTTTCGGCGCTTTGTTCTCGCGTTCCAAAGGTCTGCGAGCCGTGCGCAAGTCGTGCTCGCATGGCGACACCGCAGCGAGGCTGCAGGCCGGCCCGAgggggaggcggaagagcggcgaggcgcgagcgagccgcgagagagagcgccgcgagccactGAGAAgccggaggcaggcgagacagagacactGCGCTTCGAAGAGGGCTGGTTCGAACAGCCCCTCGACCACGGAAATCCTCTTGTCTTCAACCGCCCGAGTCACGAAGCCTGGAAACAGAAGTTCTTCAGCGCCAAgagggagcggcgaggcgccgcgccgaacTGCTACTCTAGCGCAGCAAAAAATGCAGAGAAAAATGGCGGCAAATCAGGGAAAAACATCCAAAGCgaggacgagaaggaagGGTCTGCAGGCCGCAAGCGCCAGATGCGAGAGAACTTTAGTGCGGGAAATGAAAAGGAAacggaaaaagaaaactgCCACAGAGAGCCGATTCGGCCTATTTTCGTTTACATCGGCGGAGAAGGGCCGCTCTCGTCAACGGACGTTAGAGAAG GCCTTATCGCCGAAATGGGCGATGTATTCGGAGCGGATCTGTACGCGCTGGAGCATCGGTACTACGGCGCCTCGCATCCGCGCCCGGACTCGACAGTCGCGAATCTCCAGTGGCTCACTTCGCATCAG GCGCTGGGGGAcctcgcggccttcgtcgcgtACGTGAAGCGGGACGCGGCAGAGTCGCACGCGGAGGATCTCAGTCCAGCGGACATTCCGGTGATTGTGTTTGGCTGCTCATATCCTG GTTCCCTCGCAGCGTACGCGCGATCCAAGTACCCCGCCTCGATTCTGGGCGCGATTGCATCTTCCGCCCCGGTGCAAGCTTCGGCGGCCTTCACGGCCTTCGACGCAACTGTCGGCCGCGTGCTGCCCGCCGCCTGTCGGGACCGAGtgaaggcggcgaccgcggtgGTGCAGCGGAGAGTCTttgccggcgacgccgaggcg GCGGAAACCGCGGCGAAGTTCGGATGTGGCGCGGACGTCCCCATGAAGACACACGACCAGCGCGTGGCGCTTCTCTACGTCATTGCCGATGCTGTCGCAGAGTCGGTTCAG TACAACCGCTATCCCAAGCGGCCGTGGATCGAGAAGGTCTGCTCATGCTTCCCTGAGGACGCGGACTCGGAACCCGAGACCGGTGCGGCCGTGTctcgcgaaggagaggaagaggagaaggaaaacgccaggcgcggcgacgaggcagcagccgaagaagcacgcgcagcgcggcgggacGACAGGCTCGTTGACGGTCTCGCGAAGGCCGTACAGCTGATGCTTGGCGAGCTGAAACTGACATGCAAGGACTCGAACATGCTGCAGCTGACAGACACGCGATTAG ggCCGCAGGCATCGAGCAGCGCCCGTCTGTGGATGTGGCAAAGCTGCGCCGAGTACGGCTTCTGGCAG GTGGCTTTCAAGAACAGCGTCCGGTCCCCCCTGATCGACCTTAAGTGGCACATGCGCATGTGCAATGCGCTCTTTCCTCTTCCGGCAG GGAGTGAGTTCAGCACAGACGTGGTCAGCGAAACGAACGTGTGGACGGGCGACAAGACGCTGgcgggcgtcggcgctgcgACAAACATCCACTTCACAAACGGAGAATATGACCCCTGGGCGCCTCTCTCGGTTACTGAGGTCCCGCCGCGTGCAGCAGTGCGCCAGGGCCTCTCTTCCTTCATTGTGCAG AACGGCAGTCACTGCAACGACTTCTACGCGTACGAGGAGGGCACAGAGCCTCTGCCTGTcatggaggcgaaggcgcgcatTCAGCACGCGATTCGCCTCTGGCTGGAGGAGTTTCGCGCGAGTCGCCAGCAgctgagagagaagaaagcgaaagcAGAAACGTCGCACCTTTCCTCTTCAGCTGCACCTGCAGAAAGCGAGCTCTGA
- a CDS encoding hypothetical protein (encoded by transcript BESB_012920): MEKRQQRMHSRKRHRTAKREGFPFRADTNTQKTAPALPKERLVAVQRTFSRQARGEQGLASKDLPDASIKLPFPQVRTRRHRRVGRLKNL; this comes from the coding sequence ATGGAGAAGCGTCagcagcgcatgcactcGCGAAAGCGTCACCGAACGGCGAAAAGAGAGGGCTTTCCTTTCCGCGCGGACACGAACACACAAAAAACTGCGCCAGCCCTGCCGAAGGAGCGGCTCGTCGCTGTGCAGCGAACGTTCTCACGGCAAGCTCGCGGGGAACAAGGTCTCGCGTCGAAAGACCTCCCGGACGCGAGTATCAAATTGCCTTTCCCTCAAGTTCGAACGAGGCGCCATCGCCGAGTGGGCAGGCTAAAAAATCTTTAA
- a CDS encoding hypothetical protein (encoded by transcript BESB_012930), with amino-acid sequence MVAPARASSLSADAYARRLAGSSSGKRLSLLSFSPAFSRVSTLFAVPASLCVLFLASSCFSLPPTSTPTSSPAHASHLSLSTSSPSDRRAHASSSSSGANTHSYASSVPHFSFAEGSDTALGVSPLSPGGGHLPGNIKSVMLRVEGEDGRFYNLDVASVYAVAPTPGSQGAPVLYPASAGAAALPPATAAGVQAPEEKSSMWKMVGQHAVSTAVASFLLLAMGEAYSWFKRRSQEKKMNKWRQELAQEREMLVAELRAVERKLRALEKLEVASEEEDKKMTARQRAQLASLREEKEDLTYQLRRNEFQTNQVYGFPGGKPGAAGGVAGVAARASRAFRGTRGKGVVTSSRSQRSESEDETVAEEEEETEEEDDFPPSEGGVTGHRLGDGGTDSAARAGDKDGAISGAEQAGANSDAGATETGAAAAKREKSGREKDTREAKTADATAGPRRKKNGDARRPKSALEEEDEALVRGDGGLPAERMRYMTQILQEHPGLSPAEAIQMANQIQASEQARAHRRWP; translated from the coding sequence ATggtggcgcctgcgcgcgcgtcgtcgctttcCGCGGACGCGTACGCCCGGCGTCTCGCTGGCAGCTCGTCGGGGAAgcgcctgtcgctgctgtctttctctcctgcGTTCTCGCGAGTGTCTACGCTTTTCGCTGTGCCAGCCTCTCTGTGTGTACTCTTTCTTGCGTCTTCGTGCTTCTCATTGCCGCCGACGTCGACACCGACGTCGTCGCCGGCACACGCTTCTCacctctcgctctccaccTCGAGCCCGTCTGAccggcgcgcgcatgcgtcctCGTCGAGTTCGGGGGCGAACACCCACAGCTACGCTTCCTCCGTGCCGCActtctccttcgcggagGGCTCGGATACGGCTCTGGgggtgtctccgctgtcgccgggAGGCGGACATTTGCCGGGCAACATCAAGAGCGTGATGCTCCGGGTCGAAGGGGAGGACGGCCGATTCTACAACCTCGACGTGGCGTCGGTGTACGCGGTTGCGCCGACGCCCGGCTCGCAGGGCGCCCCGGTACTCTacccggcgtctgcgggcgctgctgcgctgccccccgcgaccgccgcgggtGTACAGGCCCCGGAGGAGAAGAGCAGCATGTGGAAGATGGTGGGACAGCACGCCGTGAGCACGGCTGTGGCGTCctttctgctgctcgccATGGGCGAGGCCTACAGCTGGTTCAAGCGGCGCTCTCaagagaagaagatgaaCAAGTGGAGGCAGGAACTggcgcaggagcgcgagaTGCTGGTAGCCGAGCTACGCGCCGTCGAGCGCAAGCTGCGGGCGCTTGAGAAGCTCGAAGtcgccagcgaagaggaggacaaGAAGATGACAGCGCGCCAGAgggcgcagctcgccagcctgcgtgaagaaaaggaagactTGACTTACCAGCTGCGCAGGAACGAGTTCCAGACGAACCAAGTTTACGGCTTTCCCGGCGGAAAACCCGGCGCGGCTGGGGGGGTAgcaggcgtggcggcgcgggcctcgcgcgcgttccGGGGCACGCGCGGAAAAGGAGTGGTGACGTCGTCTCGCAGTCAGCGAAGCGAGTCAGAGGACGAAACTgttgcagaggaggaggaggagaccgaggaggaagacgacttCCCGCCGTCGGAAGGCGGTGTGACTGGGCACCGGCTTGGCGACGGAGGCACCgactctgccgcgcgcgcgggagacaAGGACGGGGCAATCTCAGGAGCCGAGCAGGCCGGTGCGAACAGCGATGCAGGTGCGACAGAGActggagccgctgcggcgaagcgggaGAAGTCAGggcgagagaaagacacAAGGGAAGCCAAAACAGCCGACGCGACGGCagggccgcggaggaagaaaaacggTGACGCTCGCCGCCCAAAGTCCGCCttggaagaggaagacgaggcctTGGtgaggggcgacggcggcttgCCAGCGGAGCGCATGAGGTACATGACGCAAATTCTCCAAGAACATCCTGGGCTGTCTCCTGCCGAGGCCATTCAAATGGCGAACCAGATCCAAGCCAGCGAACAGGCCCGTGCACACCGAAGGTGGCCGTGA